One window from the genome of Oryctolagus cuniculus chromosome 1, mOryCun1.1, whole genome shotgun sequence encodes:
- the STARD10 gene encoding START domain-containing protein 10 isoform X1: MASTEPQGPRPVLGRESVQVPDDQDFRSFRSECEAEVGWNLTYSKAGVSVWVQAVEMDRTLHKIKCRMECRDVPAETLYDVLHDIEYRKKWDSNVIETFDIARLTVNADVGYYSWRCPKPLKNRDVITLRSWLPMGTDYIIMNYSVKHPKYPPRKDLVRAVSIQTGYLIQSTGPKSCVITYLAQVDPKGSLPKWVVNKSSQFLAPKAMKKMYKACVKYPEWKQKHQPHFKPWLHPEQSPLPSLALSELSVQHADSLENIDESTVAESREERAGGAGGEGSDDDTSLT, encoded by the exons ATGGCCTCCACAGAGCCCCAAGGGCCGCGGCCGGTCCTGGGCCGGGAGAGTGTCCAGGTGCCCGACGACCAGGACTTCCGCAGCTTCCGGTCCGAGTGCGAGGCCGAGGTGGGCTGGAACCTGACCTACAGCAAGGCCggcgtgtctgtgtgggtgcaggctgTGGAGATGGACCGGACACTGCACAAGATCAAG TGCCGGATGGAGTGCCGCGATGTGCCAGCCGAGACGCTCTATGATGTCCTGCATGACATCGAGTACCGGAAAAAGTGGGACAGCAACGTCATTGAGACCTTTGACATCGCCCGCTTGACAGTCAACGCAGACGTGGGCTACTACTCCT GGAGGTGTCCCAAGCCCCTGAAGAACCGTGATGTCATCACCCTCCGTTCCTGGCTCCCCATGGGCACTGATTACATCATTATGAACTACTCAGTCAAACATCCT AAATACCCACCTCGGAAAGATTTGGTCCGAGCGGTCTCCATTCAGACGGGCTACCTCATCCAGAGCACGGGGCCCAAGAGCTGCGTCATCACCTACCTGGCCCAGGTGGACCCCAAAG GCTCCTTACCCAAGTGGGTGGTGAATAAATCTTCTCAGTTCCTGGCGCCCAAG GCCATGAAGAAGATGTACAAGGCGTGCGTCAAGTACCCTGAGTGGAAGCAGAAGCATCAGCCGCACTTCAAGCCGTGGCTGCACCCGGAGCAGAGCCCGCTGCCGAGTTTGGCGCTGTCGGAGCTGTCGGTGCAGCACGCGGACTCGCTGGAGAACATCGACGAGAGCACCGTGGCTGAGAGCCGCGAGGAGCGCGCGGGCGGCGCCGGCGGGGAGGGCAGCGACGACGACACCTCGCTCACCTGA
- the LOC138849911 gene encoding large ribosomal subunit protein eL32-like, which yields MFISFGENMHRRISGLLFLGAASGGGCLLLGTMAALRPLVKPKIVKKRTKKFIRHQSDHYVKIKCNWRKPRGTDNRVRRRFKGHILMPNIGYGSNKQTKHMLPSGFRKFLVHNVKELEVLLMCNKSYCAEIAHNVSSKNRKANVERAAQLAIRVTNPKARLRSEENE from the coding sequence atgttcatttcatttggggAGAATATGCATAGAAGAATCTCAGGCCTTCTCTTTCTCGGCGCTGCCTCCGGAGGTGGCTGCCTTCTCCTCGGCACCATGGCCGCCCTCAGACCCCTGGTGAAGCCCAAGATAGTCAAAAAGAGGACCAAGAAGTTCATCCGCCACCAGTCGGACCACTATGTCAAGATTAAGTGTAACTGGCGGAAACCCAGAGGTACTGACAACAGGGTGCGGAGAAGATTCAAGGGCCACATCTTGATGCCCAACATTGGCTACGGGAGCAACAAGCAGACCAAGCACATGCTGCCCAGCGGCTTCCGGAAGTTCCTGGTCCACAACGTCAAGGAGCTGGAGGTGCTGCTGATGTGCAACAAATCCTACTGTGCAGAGATTGCTCACAACGTCTCCTCCAAGAACCGCAAAGCCAATGTGGAGAGAGCGGCCCAGCTGGCCATCAGGGTCACCAACCCCAAGGCCAGGCTGCGCAGTGAAGAAAATGAGTAG